One genomic window of Streptomonospora nanhaiensis includes the following:
- a CDS encoding NAD-dependent epimerase/dehydratase family protein: MKAVVTGGAGFIGSHLCDHLIAQGHEVIALDDLSTGSESNLDQLSGNPNFELVKGSILDKALVGAVVGEADTVFHLAAAVGVHTIVDKPLESLRVNLHGTENVVEAAVRRGARYLVASTSEVYGKNDADGLTEDADRILGSPLKSRWSYAAAKGLDELVAYVHGGDSGLPCVITRFFNIVGPRQTGRYGMVVPRFVEQALCGEPITVHGDGTQRRCFGSVFDVVPALPLLLDTPAAHNRAVNLGGLEEVSVLDLAARVIELTGSASELRFVPYEEAYGEGYEDMRRRMPDTSLAAELVGYTPTRRLDDIILSIVEHHRTGLPTPRAAVA, from the coding sequence TTGAAGGCCGTTGTGACCGGCGGAGCCGGATTCATCGGGTCGCACCTGTGCGACCACCTGATCGCCCAGGGGCACGAGGTCATCGCCCTGGACGACCTGTCGACCGGGTCCGAGTCCAACCTCGATCAGCTCAGCGGTAACCCCAACTTCGAACTGGTGAAGGGCTCGATCCTCGACAAGGCGCTGGTGGGCGCCGTCGTGGGCGAGGCCGACACCGTCTTCCACCTCGCCGCGGCCGTCGGCGTCCACACCATTGTGGACAAGCCGCTGGAGTCGCTGCGGGTCAACCTGCACGGCACCGAGAACGTGGTCGAGGCGGCCGTGCGCCGCGGCGCGCGCTACCTGGTGGCCTCCACCAGCGAGGTCTACGGCAAGAACGACGCCGACGGCCTCACCGAGGACGCCGACCGGATCCTCGGCTCGCCGCTGAAGAGCCGGTGGTCCTACGCCGCCGCCAAGGGCCTGGACGAACTGGTGGCCTACGTCCACGGCGGCGACTCCGGCCTGCCGTGCGTGATCACCCGGTTCTTCAACATCGTCGGCCCCCGCCAGACCGGCCGCTACGGCATGGTGGTGCCCCGGTTCGTGGAGCAGGCGCTGTGCGGCGAGCCGATCACCGTGCACGGCGACGGCACCCAGCGGCGCTGCTTCGGGTCGGTCTTCGACGTCGTCCCGGCGCTGCCGCTGCTGCTGGACACCCCGGCCGCCCACAACCGGGCGGTCAACCTCGGCGGCCTGGAGGAGGTCTCCGTCCTCGACCTCGCCGCGCGGGTGATCGAGCTGACGGGGTCCGCCAGCGAACTCCGGTTCGTCCCCTACGAGGAGGCCTACGGCGAGGGCTACGAGGACATGCGCCGCCGCATGCCCGACACCTCGCTGGCGGCCGAGCTCGTCGGCTACACGCCCACCCGCCGCCTGGACGACATCATCCTGTCCATCGTCGAGCACCACCGCACGGGCCTGCCCACCCCCCGCGCGGCCGTCGCCTGA
- a CDS encoding YidH family protein, protein MAGRPTTEGARDIADHTRHADRGPDPGGPPGSEPDYRFTLANERTFLAWIRTALALIAGAVAVLHLVPLDWHTGAKLAVGFSLTGLAVVITVYAPLRWIRVQKAMRRDQPLPMSALPVITAVGVALVCAVVLFGNYWS, encoded by the coding sequence ATGGCCGGCCGGCCCACCACCGAAGGAGCACGCGACATCGCGGACCACACGCGCCACGCCGACCGCGGCCCCGACCCCGGCGGCCCGCCGGGGTCAGAGCCCGACTACCGTTTCACCCTGGCCAACGAGCGCACGTTCCTCGCCTGGATCCGCACCGCGCTCGCGCTGATCGCGGGCGCCGTCGCGGTCCTCCACCTGGTGCCGCTGGACTGGCACACGGGGGCGAAGCTGGCGGTGGGGTTCTCCCTCACCGGGCTGGCGGTGGTCATCACCGTCTACGCCCCGCTGCGCTGGATCCGCGTGCAGAAGGCCATGCGGCGCGACCAGCCGCTGCCGATGAGCGCGCTGCCGGTGATCACCGCCGTGGGCGTGGCGCTGGTCTGCGCGGTCGTGCTGTTCGGGAACTACTGGTCATGA
- the trxA gene encoding thioredoxin encodes MPTIELTKDNFNDTLSQNDFVLIDFWASWCGPCRQFAPVYEQASEKHGDLLFAKVDTEDQQELAASFDIQSIPTLMVVRDEIVIYAQPGALPQESLEDLIRQARELDMDEVRKEIAKQQAEAGGPAAE; translated from the coding sequence GTGCCCACCATCGAACTCACCAAGGACAACTTCAACGACACCCTGAGCCAGAACGACTTCGTCCTCATCGACTTCTGGGCGTCCTGGTGCGGGCCGTGCCGGCAGTTCGCCCCGGTCTACGAGCAGGCATCGGAGAAGCACGGCGACCTCCTGTTCGCCAAGGTCGACACCGAGGACCAGCAGGAGCTGGCGGCCAGCTTCGACATCCAGTCGATCCCGACCCTGATGGTCGTGCGCGACGAGATCGTCATCTACGCCCAGCCCGGCGCGCTGCCGCAGGAGAGCCTGGAGGACCTGATCCGCCAGGCCCGCGAACTGGACATGGACGAGGTCCGCAAGGAGATCGCCAAGCAGCAGGCCGAGGCCGGCGGCCCGGCGGCCGAGTGA
- a CDS encoding spermine/spermidine synthase domain-containing protein — translation MAQEAVAEVVGRVTGETGGDLVLRRVGGHLEIIDNGVFLMDTRDGASEREMVRACLAGLPAGRAGASVLIGGLGVGFSAREALDDPRVAHVRVVELEPAIVEWHRGPLGAASGRPLDDPRCEVVCADLVAWTARAAQPGGPRFDAVCLDIDNGPDWTVTEDNARLYRPEALERLRALLRPGGALAFWSAMRAPAFAALLRDRFGAVDAIEVPARRGEPDVVYLVRAEPA, via the coding sequence GTGGCGCAGGAGGCGGTCGCCGAGGTGGTCGGGCGGGTGACCGGCGAGACCGGGGGCGACCTCGTCCTGCGGCGCGTGGGCGGCCACCTGGAGATCATCGACAACGGGGTGTTCCTCATGGACACCCGCGACGGCGCCTCCGAGCGCGAGATGGTCCGCGCCTGCCTGGCGGGACTCCCCGCCGGCCGCGCCGGGGCCTCCGTGCTCATCGGCGGCCTGGGCGTGGGTTTCTCCGCGCGCGAGGCGCTGGACGACCCCCGCGTTGCGCACGTGCGGGTGGTCGAACTCGAACCCGCGATCGTGGAGTGGCACCGCGGGCCGCTGGGCGCGGCCTCCGGCCGCCCGCTGGACGACCCCCGCTGCGAGGTGGTGTGCGCCGACCTGGTGGCCTGGACGGCCCGCGCGGCCCAGCCGGGCGGGCCGCGCTTCGACGCCGTCTGCCTGGACATCGACAACGGCCCCGACTGGACGGTCACCGAGGACAACGCGCGGCTGTACCGCCCCGAGGCGCTGGAGCGGCTGCGCGCGCTGCTGCGCCCCGGCGGCGCCCTGGCGTTCTGGAGCGCCATGCGGGCGCCCGCGTTCGCCGCACTGCTGCGCGACCGGTTCGGGGCGGTCGACGCGATCGAGGTCCCGGCCCGCCGGGGCGAGCCCGACGTGGTGTACCTGGTGCGGGCGGAGCCCGCCTGA
- a CDS encoding DUF202 domain-containing protein, whose translation MSHPGPRDSGLQPERTLLAWQRTVIVFVAVALLYLRDPFEDPAVGGGVDPLYRLAAVLAVVAAVGVLIAHLRRRWRATAHGLHDDATGNPPAPVARPWALVLLSAATAALALVVAAGALLG comes from the coding sequence ATGAGCCACCCCGGACCGCGCGACTCCGGTCTGCAGCCCGAGCGCACGCTGCTCGCCTGGCAGCGCACCGTCATCGTGTTCGTCGCCGTGGCGCTGCTGTACCTGCGCGACCCGTTCGAGGACCCCGCCGTCGGCGGCGGGGTGGACCCGCTGTACCGGCTGGCCGCGGTCCTGGCGGTGGTCGCGGCGGTGGGGGTGCTGATCGCCCACCTGCGGCGGCGCTGGCGGGCCACGGCGCACGGCCTGCACGACGACGCCACGGGCAACCCGCCCGCACCGGTCGCGCGGCCGTGGGCGCTGGTGCTGCTGAGCGCCGCCACCGCCGCGCTGGCGCTCGTGGTGGCGGCGGGGGCCCTGCTGGGCTAG